A segment of the Candidatus Microthrix subdominans genome:
ACAGCACCTCGCGGAAGGTGACGCATCCCAGGTTCTCCATCGCCCCGAAGGCGAAGTCGGGGAGCGCCACCAGGTCCAGCTTGTCGCCGGGGTAGGCGATGCCGTAGTAGTTCTCGAAGTACACCAGCGCATGCTCGGCGGTCTCGAGCGCAAAGGTGGTGAGGTGCGCCTGGCCCGGCTGGTGCACGACGCGCACGGGGGTGTCACCGACCATCGTCGCCTCGGTGGCCTTGAGCGGGCCGACCACCCACGCCACCAGGTACGTGCTCATCTTCATCGTGTCGGCGAACCGCACCAGCACTTGGCCGTCGTCCCGCTCCGAGCGTTCGACCTCGGCGCTGTTGGCGACGGCCAGGTGATCGGGGTCGACGAGCAGCGTCACGCCGAACGTCGCTTTCATGTCGGGCTCGTCGAAGCACGGGAACGCCCGGCGGGCGTGGGGGGCCTCGAACTGGGTGGCGGCCAGCGTCGCCGTGGTGCCATCGGCAGCGGTGTAGGTGGATCGGTAGAAGCCGACCAGCCCGTCGCTGATGTCGGCGTTCCAGGCGAGGTTGACCTCCAGCGCGCCCGGGTTGAGGGCTTCGGCGACGCGCAACGTCACCGTTTCGGTGTCCGCGTCGATGCTCACGTCGGCCGCTTGGGTGGTACCGCCCTGGCTGATGTCGGCGCTGGTGATCGTCAGGTCGACGGCGTGGATCGTGATCGAGTCGGTCCCTTCGGTCGTTTCGGCGTCGATCGACACCGTCCCGTCGAAGGTGGCCGCGTCCAGGTCAGGTGAGATCTTCAGGCGATAATGCGATGGCGTGATCGCCCGGGAAAGACGGAATGCGGACTCGGACATGGGGGCTCCTTGCGGGACAGAGGCGGGTGGTTGCGAGAGGGTGACGATCGATGACCGGGACGATTCGGCTCCGGCGGGCGGCGATTGCCGAGCGGTTCAACCTACGCGACACCGCTGCGCCGCTCACCCCGCCGCAGGTGAGTGTCCGCGCCCGGCGAGCCGGTTGATCATCCCGCGGGGCGGCGAGGGGCGGGGGGGGGGGGGGGGGGGGGGGGGGGGGGGGGGGGGGGGGGGGGGGGGGGGGGGGGGGGGGGGGGGGGGGGGGGGGGGGGGGGGGGGCGATCGCCAAGGCCGAACACCGTGGGGTGACGATGCGAGAGGCGGCCTTCGCTCTAGGGATCGAGCGGGTGGCCGACGCCTCGCACCTTCGGGGATAGGTCTAGGTCCACGGCCTCAGCGGAGCGCGGGCCCGCCGCTCGGGCGTCACCACCGGTGCGGCGACTGCGTCGATCAGCGCTCGAAGCAGTCCCTCAGGGCGAAGCCGGCTTCTTGCGGGCGGTCCGCACGGTGGCGCCGCGCTCGGTCACGCGGGTGTTGGATGGCTTCCGAGGTGCCGCCTTCTTTGAAGAGGCCGTCTTTCTTGCCGGTGCCTTCTTTGCGGCCGTTTTACGCATCGTCGCCTTCTTGGCGGGAGCCTTCTTGGTCGCTGATTTCCGGGTCGGTGTCTTGTTCCCCGTCGCCTTTTTGGCCGCAGCTTTCTTGGTTGCCTTGTTGACGGGTGCCTTCTTGGCCGTGGCTTTCCGGGACGCCGTTGTCGTGGCCGTCGCAGGCCCGTCGGTCGACGTCTTTTCTGGGGCCTTCTCGGCCGTCGCATCCTCGGCCGGTACCGCCGTCCCCGTCTTGGCGCGTGCAGCGGCCAGCAATTCGTCGTAGGCCGCTTCGACGGCGGCGGCCAGGTCCCACACGTCGGGGGTCAGCTCCCGGTCGACCATGAACCCGACGTCGATGTTGTCCTCATAGGACAGCACGGTGACGTTGATGCCGGCACCCTCCATGATCGGCCCCATCGGGTAGGCGGCGATCAGCTTGGCCCCGGCGAAGTACAGCGGGAACGACGGGCCCGGCACGTTGGAGATCACCAGGTTGTGGATCGGACGATGCATGTTGGCCATGCCGATCTGGCTGTACAGACGGGAGGCCAGATGGAAGGTCCGGGGCGCGGCGTACTCGCCCCAGTCGGTCATCAGGCGGGCGCCCAACGCGTTGTGCTCCTCCTTGGCACCCCGGGTCGATTCGGCGATCAGACGCAAACGCTCCGAAGGATCCGGCTCCTGGGTGGCCAGGTGGGCGAACATGGCCGACACCCGGTTGTTGGCGCTGCCCTTCTCCTCCTCGGTGCGCACCGAGACCGGGATGCATGCGACCAGGGAGTCCTCGGGCAGGTCGCCTCGATCGTCCAGGTACTTGCGCAACGTGCCCGACATGATCGCCAGCACCACGTCGTTGACCTTGACCCCGAACGCTTCCTTGATCTCCTTGACCCCCGCCAAGGGCACGCGCGCAAAGGCGACCAGCCGATGAGGTGAGATCGCCGAATTGAAGGGGGTGGGCGGGGCGGTCAACGGAAGCGCACCGTGAGGCGCCGGGTCATCCGACAGGCGGCTGCTGACCACGTTGCTCAGGTTGCCAACCGTCCGGCCGAGCAGAGCCGGCATGTCCATCCACCGCTTCAGACGCGACGACATGGCGTAGCCGATCAGCTCCCACTCGTTGGGAATGTGCTCGGGCTCGTGAGGCTCGGGCGGGGTGACGTCTGCACCCTCGGCAACCATGTCGTAGAGCGTCGTCATGATCTCGGTGCCGCTGGCGCCGTCGACCGCCGAGTGGTGCACCTTGGTGACCACCCCGATCCGGTCGTGCTTGAGGCCCTCGATCACCCAGATCTCCCACAGCGGGCGTCGACGGTCGAGCGGGACCGATGCGATGCGGGCTGCGAGTTCGGCCAGCTCCCGACGGCCTCCGGGAGCTGGAGCGTCCACGCGATGAACGT
Coding sequences within it:
- a CDS encoding wax ester/triacylglycerol synthase family O-acyltransferase; the encoded protein is MERLSGIDAAFTYLETPNAHMHVAMTAILDTETMPGGYSFEAIRQLVLERMHLVAPFRRRLVNVPFNLNHPIWIEDPDFDIDFHVHRVDAPAPGGRRELAELAARIASVPLDRRRPLWEIWVIEGLKHDRIGVVTKVHHSAVDGASGTEIMTTLYDMVAEGADVTPPEPHEPEHIPNEWELIGYAMSSRLKRWMDMPALLGRTVGNLSNVVSSRLSDDPAPHGALPLTAPPTPFNSAISPHRLVAFARVPLAGVKEIKEAFGVKVNDVVLAIMSGTLRKYLDDRGDLPEDSLVACIPVSVRTEEEKGSANNRVSAMFAHLATQEPDPSERLRLIAESTRGAKEEHNALGARLMTDWGEYAAPRTFHLASRLYSQIGMANMHRPIHNLVISNVPGPSFPLYFAGAKLIAAYPMGPIMEGAGINVTVLSYEDNIDVGFMVDRELTPDVWDLAAAVEAAYDELLAAARAKTGTAVPAEDATAEKAPEKTSTDGPATATTTASRKATAKKAPVNKATKKAAAKKATGNKTPTRKSATKKAPAKKATMRKTAAKKAPARKTASSKKAAPRKPSNTRVTERGATVRTARKKPASP